From a region of the Danaus plexippus chromosome 8, MEX_DaPlex, whole genome shotgun sequence genome:
- the LOC116774167 gene encoding uncharacterized protein LOC116774167 isoform X1 codes for MADDDEIDILGDFSFNSCFAQNNQGIPSCSNREDTVHPQWLLDSPPTNWYDTQNKDKSYRPKDGPSRKLSGTTANYQHTTVHTSWTQKERDLLAQEMARYGRNVNKISKALKTKSELEIQALIEAEHGILLETENIKTPAVKPDNIPTVAQEEKVSNCGNVDLVVNNNTEECETAPVPRKCSKMKKSHKNIKEIDMTIETNPMIGSEIFYDDDLIIGSTESIGSELDVTDVVATSLTKQQRDKTKVLRKNGNHRRKVSRNFDRNRSKDFLKSPHRRKKDSSLSDDSVKSPKMQIVLGSGLALPVSEGEEVIKIEKKPDLDGESDIEVDVGSDSDKDIYIPKNKTVKEVVHEEVPVAVPLRKFEPMPRRNRKINLDGGGGYTIMHTEAGDMYEIGQEPRKERQQRKQAVQLIPLHVYNSEKPAPCAVHMFVSVLVSMDVQAHCSRAEVMGLTGGSWEPGPRTLTLQLYRTVRAAAAHTHCDMDPVSQSSSAESLRCRGVSVCGWHHSHPQFPPSPSVRDLVSQRSLQSLAWGLPCVALVTSQHWPPGRRASQLRCFRVEEDDKHATPEVPAGYQLNVKLERDLDRSTLDQYLEELRVLAHDTLAHVELPVDVTRDVCPQAGITYMEKCLSSVSHHMRSAGYEDEDPIVARLLQGIRDIFR; via the exons atgGCCGACGACGACGAAATTGACATTCTTGgtgatttttcatttaattcttGTTTTGCCCAAAATAATCAGGGAAT TCCTTCTTGCTCCAACAGAGAAGACACCGTGCACCCTCAATGGCTTCTGGATTCCCCTCCAACAAATTGGTATGATACACAGAATAAAGATAAAAGTTATAG GCCCAAAGATGGACCATCAAGGAAGTTATCAGGAACAACAGCAAATTATCAGCATACAACGGTCCATACATCCTGGACTCAGAAGGAAAGAGATTTGCTGGCACAAGAAATG GCCAGGTATGGAAGAAATGTGAACAAAATATCCAAAGcactaaaaacaaaaagtgaATTAGAAATTCAAGCTCTCATAGAAGCAGAGCACGGCATTCTGTTGGAGacggaaaatattaaaacacccGCAGTGAAACCTGACAACATACCCACAGTAGCACAGGAGGAAAAAGTATCTAACTGTGGTAATGTGGATCTTGTGGTTAATAACAACACAGAAGAATGTGAAACGGCACCTGTTCCAAGAAAATGTTCAAAAATGAAGAAATCacacaaaaatatcaaagaaattgACATGACCATTGAAACAAATCCAATGATTGGCTCCGAAATATTCTATGACgatgatttaattataggATCGACAGAGTCCATCGGTTCCGAGTTAGATGTGACAGATGTTGTAGCAACGAGTCTCACCAAGCAGCAAAGAGACAAAACGAAAGTGTTAAGGAAGAATGGAAACCACAGAAGAAAAGTGTCCAGAAACTTCGATAGAAATAGGAGCAAGGATTTTCTTAAATCACCACATAGAAGAAAAAAGGATTCCAGTTTGTCAGATGATAGTGTGAAAAGTCCAAAGATGCAGATTGTTCTGGGCTCTGGGCTGGCCCTGCCTGTGTCAGAAGGTGAAGAAGTG ATAAAAATAGAGAAGAAGCCCGACTTAGATGGTGAAAGTGATATAGAAGTGGATGTAGGCAGTGATTctgataaagatatatatataccaaaaaataaaacagtcaAAGAGGTTGTTCACGAAGAGGTTCCAGTTGCTGTGCCATTGAGAAAATTTGAACCCATGCCCAGAAGAAATCGGAAAATTAACTTA GACGGCGGTGGTGGTTACACGATAATGCACACGGAAGCTGGTGACATGTATGAGATAGGTCAAGAACCTCGGAAAGAGAGACAGCAAAGAAAACAAGCGGTCCAACTTATACCGTTGCATGTTTATAACTCTGAGAAACCG GCGCCGTGTGCGGTGCACATGTTCGTGTCGGTGTTAGTGAGTATGGACGTGCAGGCTCACTGCAGCAGGGCGGAGGTGATGGGTCTGACGGGAGGCAGCTGGGAGCCCGGACCACGAACACTCACACTGCAGCTGTACAGGACTGTGCGGGCCGCCGCCGCACACACGCACTGCGACATGGACCCGG TGTCCCAGTCGTCGTCGGCGGAGTCCCTCCGGTGTCGtggtgtgagtgtgtgtggtTGGCATCACTCCCACCCCCAGTTCCCGCCCTCTCCGTCCGTGAGGGACCTCGTCAGTCAACGCTCGCTCCAGAGCCTCGCCTGGGGTCTGCCGTGTGTGGCGCTGGTCACCTCCCAGCACTGGCCTCCCGGACGCAGAGCCTCGCAACTCAG ATGTTTCCGGGTAGAAGAGGACGACAAACATGCCACTCCGGAGGTCCCCGCGGGCTACCAGCTCAATGTGAAGTTGGAGCGTGACCTGGACCGGAGCACCCTCGACCAGTACTTGGAGGAGCTCCGTGTCCTGGCACACGACACGCTCGCACACGTGGAGCTGCCCGTGGACGTGACGCGGGACGTGTGTCCTCAGGCCGGCATCACTTACATGGAGAAG TGCCTCTCAAGTGTGAGTCACCACATGCGGTCGGCCGGCTACGAAGACGAGGATCCCATAGTCGCTCGGCTGTTACAAGGAATTAGAGATATATTCAGATAG
- the LOC116771479 gene encoding axin isoform X1 → MSHTPVGGHPQGWEHKLADRSSLPPAPGEEKRQSQTRHVFTHAHLTKAAPCVGGVASRRSETEGSSGSSGRSPEEPPYARWARTLHHLLEDGEGVRLFRKFVCGAGGLHVDRLNFYFAVQGLRQETEPSKIRTVVSAIYKFLRKSQLAMPEELKQRVKQSLKDGSNIEKTIFDNMEQEVTRAITESTYQSFLRSEAYVSYVSAATQPLSSPDASPTHSRELCVGTLATLHEGQELSGGACPSVGARLTHDALLATQSRRLQSDVAPHRKRSVYSAHVSYAGYTPASRQDSERASLSSGRTDSDAVSLSGSSLDGMSLRGSREARESRHRPRLYGLDRHAVINKEQDTAMMIPRTQRVQSEQLRVLPPHEFAPLLIEKLERVRRDQDNKERLERRLAEGEGDELCAQALPPQLVAAAIREKLQLEDDNDQDILDQHVSRVWSERTPDTSPPGGRRTRGRHGPHGHGSRRAASALSADSGHYDAPPDSLHHPHSLIRRSFSKKTVTELTDSGVSVVSEGAASVEPRLLLWIAEGSERAERRLRDLSSRGSSADREDHRRRDKTQARTRTGATTGSTGSKSSGSGTATGAASGAGTEHTVVVVNFLDESVPYRFKVPASPLTLRTFKEYLPRKGNYRYFFKTECADLDNTVIQEEVSSDGDTLPMYEGKVMARVKSIE, encoded by the exons ATGAGCCATACTCCTGTAGGCGGCCACCCGCAAG GTTGGGAACACAAGCTTGCTGACAGGTCGTCGCTGCCGCCGGCGCCAGGGGAGGAGAAGAGACAATCTCAGACCAGACATGTGTTCACACACGCACATCTCACCAA AGCGGCCCCGTGTGTGGGCGGCGTTGCGTCGCGGCGCTCGGAGACGGAAGGCTCGTCCGGCAGCTCGGGACGATCCCCGGAGGAACCGCCCTACGCCAGGTGGGCGAGGACACTGCATCATCTGCTCGAG GATGGAGAGGGCGTGCGTCTGTTCCGCAAGTTCGTGTGCGGCGCGGGCGGGCTGCACGTGGACCGCCTCAACTTCTACTTCGCCGTTCAGGGCCTGCGCCAGGAGACCGAGCCCAGCAAGATACGGACCGTCGTCTCCGCCATATACAA GTTCCTCCGCAAGTCTCAGCTAGCGATGCCCGAGGAGCTGAAGCAGCGCGTCAAGCAGAGCCTCAAGGACGGCTCCAACATAGAGAAGACCATCTTCGATAACATGGAACAGGAG GTGACCCGCGCCATCACTGAGTCTACGTACCAGTCGTTCCTGCGGTCGGAGGCCTACGTGTCGTACGTGAGTGCGGCCACTCAGCCGCTGTCCTCACCTGACGCCTCGCCGACGCACTCCAGAGAA CTATGTGTGGGCACTCTGGCCACTTTACACGAGGGCCAGGAGTTATCAGGCGGCGCCTGTCCGTCCGTGGGCGCCAGGCTCACCCACGACGCTCTGCTCGCCACACAATCCCGACGACTACAGTCAGACGTCGCTCC GCACCGCAAGCGGTCCGTGTACAGCGCGCACGTGTCGTACGCGGGGTACACGCCCGCCTCGCGCCAGGACTCGGAGCGGGCCAGCCTCAGCAGCGGGCGGACGGACAGCGACGCGGTGTCTCTCTCCGGCAGCAGTCT TGACGGCATGTCCCTCCGCGGGTCCCGTGAAGCCCGCGAGTCCCGCCACCGGCCGCGGCTGTACGGCCTCGACCGACACGCCGTCATCAACAAGGAACAAGACACCGCCatg ATGATCCCTCGCACGCAGCGTGTGCAGTCGGAGCAGCTCCGAGTGCTGCCGCCGCACGAGTTCGCACCGCTACTGATAGAGAAGCTGGAGCGAGTTAGGAGAGATCAGGACAACAAAGAGAGACTGGAGAGGAGACTCGCTGAG GGCGAAGGCGACGAGCTGTGTGCACAGGCTCTACCGCCACAGCTGGTGGCCGCCGCCATCAGGGAGAAGCTACAACTGGAGGACGACAACGATCAGGATATACTGG ATCAGCACGTGTCTCGTGTGTGGTCGGAGCGCACGCCCGACACGTCCCCGCCGGGAGGGAGGCGCACTCGCGGCCGCCACGGGCCTCACGGCCACGGGTCGCGCAGGGCGGCCTCGGCCCTGTCCGCCGACTCGGGACACTATGACGCGCCCCCGGACTCCCTACACCATCCCCACTCCTTGATACGCAG ATCATTCTCGAAGAAGACGGTGACGGAGCTGACGGACAGCGGGGTGTCGGTGGTGAGCGAGGGGGCGGCCAGTGTGGAGCCGCGCCTGCTGCTGTGGATAGCGGAGGGCTCGGAGAGGGCGGAGAGGCGGCTCAGGGACCTGTCCTCTCGGGGCTCCTCCGCCGACAGGGAAGACCACCGCCGCCGGGACAAGACACAGGCGCGGACACG TACTGGCGCCACTACCGGCAGTACGGGCAGCAAGTCCAGCGGCAGCGGTACAGCTACAGGCGCCGCGAGTGGAGCTGGCACCGAGCACACCGTGGTCGTGGTTAACTTCCTGGACGAGAGTGTCCCTTACAGATTCAAGGTGCCCGCCTCGCCGCTCACCCTGCGCACGTTTAAGGAATATCTGCCCAGGAAGGGAAACTATAG ATACTTCTTCAAGACGGAGTGCGCGGACCTCGACAACACGGTCATACAGGAGGAGGTGAGCAGCGACGGAGACACGCTGCCCATGTACGAGGGGAAGGTCATGGCCAGGGTCAAGAGCATCGAGTGA
- the LOC116774167 gene encoding uncharacterized protein LOC116774167 isoform X3, translating to MADDDEIDILGDFSFNSCFAQNNQGIPSCSNREDTVHPQWLLDSPPTNWYDTQNKDKSYRPKDGPSRKLSGTTANYQHTTVHTSWTQKERDLLAQEMARYGRNVNKISKALKTKSELEIQALIEAEHGILLETENIKTPAVKPDNIPTVAQEEKVSNCGNVDLVVNNNTEECETAPVPRKCSKMKKSHKNIKEIDMTIETNPMIGSEIFYDDDLIIGSTESIGSELDVTDVVATSLTKQQRDKTKVLRKNGNHRRKVSRNFDRNRSKDFLKSPHRRKKDSSLSDDSVKSPKMQIVLGSGLALPVSEGEEVDGGGGYTIMHTEAGDMYEIGQEPRKERQQRKQAVQLIPLHVYNSEKPAPCAVHMFVSVLVSMDVQAHCSRAEVMGLTGGSWEPGPRTLTLQLYRTVRAAAAHTHCDMDPVSQSSSAESLRCRGVSVCGWHHSHPQFPPSPSVRDLVSQRSLQSLAWGLPCVALVTSQHWPPGRRASQLRCFRVEEDDKHATPEVPAGYQLNVKLERDLDRSTLDQYLEELRVLAHDTLAHVELPVDVTRDVCPQAGITYMEKCLSSVSHHMRSAGYEDEDPIVARLLQGIRDIFR from the exons atgGCCGACGACGACGAAATTGACATTCTTGgtgatttttcatttaattcttGTTTTGCCCAAAATAATCAGGGAAT TCCTTCTTGCTCCAACAGAGAAGACACCGTGCACCCTCAATGGCTTCTGGATTCCCCTCCAACAAATTGGTATGATACACAGAATAAAGATAAAAGTTATAG GCCCAAAGATGGACCATCAAGGAAGTTATCAGGAACAACAGCAAATTATCAGCATACAACGGTCCATACATCCTGGACTCAGAAGGAAAGAGATTTGCTGGCACAAGAAATG GCCAGGTATGGAAGAAATGTGAACAAAATATCCAAAGcactaaaaacaaaaagtgaATTAGAAATTCAAGCTCTCATAGAAGCAGAGCACGGCATTCTGTTGGAGacggaaaatattaaaacacccGCAGTGAAACCTGACAACATACCCACAGTAGCACAGGAGGAAAAAGTATCTAACTGTGGTAATGTGGATCTTGTGGTTAATAACAACACAGAAGAATGTGAAACGGCACCTGTTCCAAGAAAATGTTCAAAAATGAAGAAATCacacaaaaatatcaaagaaattgACATGACCATTGAAACAAATCCAATGATTGGCTCCGAAATATTCTATGACgatgatttaattataggATCGACAGAGTCCATCGGTTCCGAGTTAGATGTGACAGATGTTGTAGCAACGAGTCTCACCAAGCAGCAAAGAGACAAAACGAAAGTGTTAAGGAAGAATGGAAACCACAGAAGAAAAGTGTCCAGAAACTTCGATAGAAATAGGAGCAAGGATTTTCTTAAATCACCACATAGAAGAAAAAAGGATTCCAGTTTGTCAGATGATAGTGTGAAAAGTCCAAAGATGCAGATTGTTCTGGGCTCTGGGCTGGCCCTGCCTGTGTCAGAAGGTGAAGAAGTG GACGGCGGTGGTGGTTACACGATAATGCACACGGAAGCTGGTGACATGTATGAGATAGGTCAAGAACCTCGGAAAGAGAGACAGCAAAGAAAACAAGCGGTCCAACTTATACCGTTGCATGTTTATAACTCTGAGAAACCG GCGCCGTGTGCGGTGCACATGTTCGTGTCGGTGTTAGTGAGTATGGACGTGCAGGCTCACTGCAGCAGGGCGGAGGTGATGGGTCTGACGGGAGGCAGCTGGGAGCCCGGACCACGAACACTCACACTGCAGCTGTACAGGACTGTGCGGGCCGCCGCCGCACACACGCACTGCGACATGGACCCGG TGTCCCAGTCGTCGTCGGCGGAGTCCCTCCGGTGTCGtggtgtgagtgtgtgtggtTGGCATCACTCCCACCCCCAGTTCCCGCCCTCTCCGTCCGTGAGGGACCTCGTCAGTCAACGCTCGCTCCAGAGCCTCGCCTGGGGTCTGCCGTGTGTGGCGCTGGTCACCTCCCAGCACTGGCCTCCCGGACGCAGAGCCTCGCAACTCAG ATGTTTCCGGGTAGAAGAGGACGACAAACATGCCACTCCGGAGGTCCCCGCGGGCTACCAGCTCAATGTGAAGTTGGAGCGTGACCTGGACCGGAGCACCCTCGACCAGTACTTGGAGGAGCTCCGTGTCCTGGCACACGACACGCTCGCACACGTGGAGCTGCCCGTGGACGTGACGCGGGACGTGTGTCCTCAGGCCGGCATCACTTACATGGAGAAG TGCCTCTCAAGTGTGAGTCACCACATGCGGTCGGCCGGCTACGAAGACGAGGATCCCATAGTCGCTCGGCTGTTACAAGGAATTAGAGATATATTCAGATAG
- the LOC116774167 gene encoding uncharacterized protein LOC116774167 isoform X2 produces the protein MADDDEIDILGDFSFNSCFAQNNQGIPSCSNREDTVHPQWLLDSPPTNWPKDGPSRKLSGTTANYQHTTVHTSWTQKERDLLAQEMARYGRNVNKISKALKTKSELEIQALIEAEHGILLETENIKTPAVKPDNIPTVAQEEKVSNCGNVDLVVNNNTEECETAPVPRKCSKMKKSHKNIKEIDMTIETNPMIGSEIFYDDDLIIGSTESIGSELDVTDVVATSLTKQQRDKTKVLRKNGNHRRKVSRNFDRNRSKDFLKSPHRRKKDSSLSDDSVKSPKMQIVLGSGLALPVSEGEEVIKIEKKPDLDGESDIEVDVGSDSDKDIYIPKNKTVKEVVHEEVPVAVPLRKFEPMPRRNRKINLDGGGGYTIMHTEAGDMYEIGQEPRKERQQRKQAVQLIPLHVYNSEKPAPCAVHMFVSVLVSMDVQAHCSRAEVMGLTGGSWEPGPRTLTLQLYRTVRAAAAHTHCDMDPVSQSSSAESLRCRGVSVCGWHHSHPQFPPSPSVRDLVSQRSLQSLAWGLPCVALVTSQHWPPGRRASQLRCFRVEEDDKHATPEVPAGYQLNVKLERDLDRSTLDQYLEELRVLAHDTLAHVELPVDVTRDVCPQAGITYMEKCLSSVSHHMRSAGYEDEDPIVARLLQGIRDIFR, from the exons atgGCCGACGACGACGAAATTGACATTCTTGgtgatttttcatttaattcttGTTTTGCCCAAAATAATCAGGGAAT TCCTTCTTGCTCCAACAGAGAAGACACCGTGCACCCTCAATGGCTTCTGGATTCCCCTCCAACAAATTG GCCCAAAGATGGACCATCAAGGAAGTTATCAGGAACAACAGCAAATTATCAGCATACAACGGTCCATACATCCTGGACTCAGAAGGAAAGAGATTTGCTGGCACAAGAAATG GCCAGGTATGGAAGAAATGTGAACAAAATATCCAAAGcactaaaaacaaaaagtgaATTAGAAATTCAAGCTCTCATAGAAGCAGAGCACGGCATTCTGTTGGAGacggaaaatattaaaacacccGCAGTGAAACCTGACAACATACCCACAGTAGCACAGGAGGAAAAAGTATCTAACTGTGGTAATGTGGATCTTGTGGTTAATAACAACACAGAAGAATGTGAAACGGCACCTGTTCCAAGAAAATGTTCAAAAATGAAGAAATCacacaaaaatatcaaagaaattgACATGACCATTGAAACAAATCCAATGATTGGCTCCGAAATATTCTATGACgatgatttaattataggATCGACAGAGTCCATCGGTTCCGAGTTAGATGTGACAGATGTTGTAGCAACGAGTCTCACCAAGCAGCAAAGAGACAAAACGAAAGTGTTAAGGAAGAATGGAAACCACAGAAGAAAAGTGTCCAGAAACTTCGATAGAAATAGGAGCAAGGATTTTCTTAAATCACCACATAGAAGAAAAAAGGATTCCAGTTTGTCAGATGATAGTGTGAAAAGTCCAAAGATGCAGATTGTTCTGGGCTCTGGGCTGGCCCTGCCTGTGTCAGAAGGTGAAGAAGTG ATAAAAATAGAGAAGAAGCCCGACTTAGATGGTGAAAGTGATATAGAAGTGGATGTAGGCAGTGATTctgataaagatatatatataccaaaaaataaaacagtcaAAGAGGTTGTTCACGAAGAGGTTCCAGTTGCTGTGCCATTGAGAAAATTTGAACCCATGCCCAGAAGAAATCGGAAAATTAACTTA GACGGCGGTGGTGGTTACACGATAATGCACACGGAAGCTGGTGACATGTATGAGATAGGTCAAGAACCTCGGAAAGAGAGACAGCAAAGAAAACAAGCGGTCCAACTTATACCGTTGCATGTTTATAACTCTGAGAAACCG GCGCCGTGTGCGGTGCACATGTTCGTGTCGGTGTTAGTGAGTATGGACGTGCAGGCTCACTGCAGCAGGGCGGAGGTGATGGGTCTGACGGGAGGCAGCTGGGAGCCCGGACCACGAACACTCACACTGCAGCTGTACAGGACTGTGCGGGCCGCCGCCGCACACACGCACTGCGACATGGACCCGG TGTCCCAGTCGTCGTCGGCGGAGTCCCTCCGGTGTCGtggtgtgagtgtgtgtggtTGGCATCACTCCCACCCCCAGTTCCCGCCCTCTCCGTCCGTGAGGGACCTCGTCAGTCAACGCTCGCTCCAGAGCCTCGCCTGGGGTCTGCCGTGTGTGGCGCTGGTCACCTCCCAGCACTGGCCTCCCGGACGCAGAGCCTCGCAACTCAG ATGTTTCCGGGTAGAAGAGGACGACAAACATGCCACTCCGGAGGTCCCCGCGGGCTACCAGCTCAATGTGAAGTTGGAGCGTGACCTGGACCGGAGCACCCTCGACCAGTACTTGGAGGAGCTCCGTGTCCTGGCACACGACACGCTCGCACACGTGGAGCTGCCCGTGGACGTGACGCGGGACGTGTGTCCTCAGGCCGGCATCACTTACATGGAGAAG TGCCTCTCAAGTGTGAGTCACCACATGCGGTCGGCCGGCTACGAAGACGAGGATCCCATAGTCGCTCGGCTGTTACAAGGAATTAGAGATATATTCAGATAG
- the LOC116771479 gene encoding axin isoform X2, whose translation MSHTPVGGHPQGWEHKLADRSSLPPAPGEEKRQSQTRHVFTHAHLTKAAPCVGGVASRRSETEGSSGSSGRSPEEPPYARWARTLHHLLEDGEGVRLFRKFVCGAGGLHVDRLNFYFAVQGLRQETEPSKIRTVVSAIYKFLRKSQLAMPEELKQRVKQSLKDGSNIEKTIFDNMEQEVTRAITESTYQSFLRSEAYVSYVSAATQPLSSPDASPTHSRELCVGTLATLHEGQELSGGACPSVGARLTHDALLATQSRRLQSDVAPDGMSLRGSREARESRHRPRLYGLDRHAVINKEQDTAMMIPRTQRVQSEQLRVLPPHEFAPLLIEKLERVRRDQDNKERLERRLAEGEGDELCAQALPPQLVAAAIREKLQLEDDNDQDILDQHVSRVWSERTPDTSPPGGRRTRGRHGPHGHGSRRAASALSADSGHYDAPPDSLHHPHSLIRRSFSKKTVTELTDSGVSVVSEGAASVEPRLLLWIAEGSERAERRLRDLSSRGSSADREDHRRRDKTQARTRTGATTGSTGSKSSGSGTATGAASGAGTEHTVVVVNFLDESVPYRFKVPASPLTLRTFKEYLPRKGNYRYFFKTECADLDNTVIQEEVSSDGDTLPMYEGKVMARVKSIE comes from the exons ATGAGCCATACTCCTGTAGGCGGCCACCCGCAAG GTTGGGAACACAAGCTTGCTGACAGGTCGTCGCTGCCGCCGGCGCCAGGGGAGGAGAAGAGACAATCTCAGACCAGACATGTGTTCACACACGCACATCTCACCAA AGCGGCCCCGTGTGTGGGCGGCGTTGCGTCGCGGCGCTCGGAGACGGAAGGCTCGTCCGGCAGCTCGGGACGATCCCCGGAGGAACCGCCCTACGCCAGGTGGGCGAGGACACTGCATCATCTGCTCGAG GATGGAGAGGGCGTGCGTCTGTTCCGCAAGTTCGTGTGCGGCGCGGGCGGGCTGCACGTGGACCGCCTCAACTTCTACTTCGCCGTTCAGGGCCTGCGCCAGGAGACCGAGCCCAGCAAGATACGGACCGTCGTCTCCGCCATATACAA GTTCCTCCGCAAGTCTCAGCTAGCGATGCCCGAGGAGCTGAAGCAGCGCGTCAAGCAGAGCCTCAAGGACGGCTCCAACATAGAGAAGACCATCTTCGATAACATGGAACAGGAG GTGACCCGCGCCATCACTGAGTCTACGTACCAGTCGTTCCTGCGGTCGGAGGCCTACGTGTCGTACGTGAGTGCGGCCACTCAGCCGCTGTCCTCACCTGACGCCTCGCCGACGCACTCCAGAGAA CTATGTGTGGGCACTCTGGCCACTTTACACGAGGGCCAGGAGTTATCAGGCGGCGCCTGTCCGTCCGTGGGCGCCAGGCTCACCCACGACGCTCTGCTCGCCACACAATCCCGACGACTACAGTCAGACGTCGCTCC TGACGGCATGTCCCTCCGCGGGTCCCGTGAAGCCCGCGAGTCCCGCCACCGGCCGCGGCTGTACGGCCTCGACCGACACGCCGTCATCAACAAGGAACAAGACACCGCCatg ATGATCCCTCGCACGCAGCGTGTGCAGTCGGAGCAGCTCCGAGTGCTGCCGCCGCACGAGTTCGCACCGCTACTGATAGAGAAGCTGGAGCGAGTTAGGAGAGATCAGGACAACAAAGAGAGACTGGAGAGGAGACTCGCTGAG GGCGAAGGCGACGAGCTGTGTGCACAGGCTCTACCGCCACAGCTGGTGGCCGCCGCCATCAGGGAGAAGCTACAACTGGAGGACGACAACGATCAGGATATACTGG ATCAGCACGTGTCTCGTGTGTGGTCGGAGCGCACGCCCGACACGTCCCCGCCGGGAGGGAGGCGCACTCGCGGCCGCCACGGGCCTCACGGCCACGGGTCGCGCAGGGCGGCCTCGGCCCTGTCCGCCGACTCGGGACACTATGACGCGCCCCCGGACTCCCTACACCATCCCCACTCCTTGATACGCAG ATCATTCTCGAAGAAGACGGTGACGGAGCTGACGGACAGCGGGGTGTCGGTGGTGAGCGAGGGGGCGGCCAGTGTGGAGCCGCGCCTGCTGCTGTGGATAGCGGAGGGCTCGGAGAGGGCGGAGAGGCGGCTCAGGGACCTGTCCTCTCGGGGCTCCTCCGCCGACAGGGAAGACCACCGCCGCCGGGACAAGACACAGGCGCGGACACG TACTGGCGCCACTACCGGCAGTACGGGCAGCAAGTCCAGCGGCAGCGGTACAGCTACAGGCGCCGCGAGTGGAGCTGGCACCGAGCACACCGTGGTCGTGGTTAACTTCCTGGACGAGAGTGTCCCTTACAGATTCAAGGTGCCCGCCTCGCCGCTCACCCTGCGCACGTTTAAGGAATATCTGCCCAGGAAGGGAAACTATAG ATACTTCTTCAAGACGGAGTGCGCGGACCTCGACAACACGGTCATACAGGAGGAGGTGAGCAGCGACGGAGACACGCTGCCCATGTACGAGGGGAAGGTCATGGCCAGGGTCAAGAGCATCGAGTGA
- the LOC116771215 gene encoding sulfide:quinone oxidoreductase, mitochondrial, translated as MNSILCKAGFKATPGMARCFSVTAVKNADYSCKLLVIGGGTGGCTMAAKFARRLKKDAVIVLEPSSDHYYQPLFTLVGAGVTSVATTRRHARSVLPDRAKWLQDSAQSVDPKNNKVKTTNGHTINYEYMIIAAGLVNDYAKVPGLTEALKDKSSGVSTIFSQDYCEKTWSDIKNFKGGDAIFTYPDTPIKCPGAPQKIAYMADAYFNKSNVRSKCNITYNTCLPVIFGVKKYADVLLKIANRKNIKVNYKTVLKEIRPAQKEAVFIHTDDHTKQVTLPYNLLHVTPPMKTPSFLQSSEGLVDAAGYLTVDKYTLQHTKYDNIYGIGDCTNTPNSKTAAAIAKQSYVVEQNLLRTMGATTPLRRYDGYGACPLVTSYNTCVLAEFVYDGVPRETLPFNQASESVLAFYMKRHLFPFLYWNFMLKGNYNGPEFIRKIINPLGRN; from the exons ATGAATAGTATACTATGCAAAGCTGGTTTTAAAGCAACACCGGGAATGGCGAGATGTTTTTCGGTTACGGCAGTTAAAAATGCTGATTATtc gtGTAAGTTGTTAGTGATAGGTGGTGGAACTGGGGGCTGCACCATGGCAGCAAAATTTGccagaagattaaaaaaagatgCTGTCATAGTACTTGAACCAAGTTCT GATCACTACTACCAGCCACTGTTCACGTTAGTGGGGGCGGGTGTGACGTCAGTGGCGACCACTCGTCGTCACGCCCGCTCCGTCCTGCCTGACAGAGCCAAGTGGCTCCAAGATTCAGCACAGAGCGTAGACCCCAAGAACAATAAGGTGAAGACCACAAACGGACACACCATTAACTATGAATATATGATTATTGCTGCAGGCCTGGTCAACGATTACGCTAAA GTGCCAGGTCTAACGGAGGCTCTGAAGGATAAATCCAGCGGCGTGTCCACGATATTCTCGCAAGACTACTGTGAGAAGACTTGGTCcgatattaaaaacttcaaagGAGGTGACGCCATCTTTACGTACCCGGACACACCCATCAAGTGTCCTGGGGCACCACAGAAGATCGCCTACATGGCTGATGCGTATTTCAATAAG TCAAACGTCCGATCGAAGTGTAACATAACATACAACACCTGCCTCCCGGTGATCTTCGGGGTGAAGAAGTACGCGGACGTGCTGTTGAAGATAGCCAATAGAAAGAACATTAAGGTCAACTACAAGACGGTCCTCAAAGAGATAAGGCCGGCGCAGAAAGAGGCAGTGTTCATACACACGGACGATCACACTAAG CAAGTGACTCTCCCGTACAACCTCCTCCACGTGACTCCTCCCATGAAGACGCCAAGCTTTCTTCAGAGCAGCGAGGGTCTGGTGGACGCAGCCGGCTACCTCACCGTCGATAAATACACCTTACAACACACGAAGTACGATAATATATATGGCATCGGGGATTGTACCAACACGCCGAACAGCAAGACGGCTGCTGCTATAG CCAAACAGAGCTACGTCGTGGAACAGAACCTGCTACGCACGATGGGTGCTACGACGCCTCTACGACGCTACGACGGCTACGGCGCCTGTCCCCTGGTCACATCATACAACACCTGCGTGCTGGCGGAGTTCGTGTACGACGGTGTCCCGCGGGAGACTTTACCGTTCAACCAG GCTAGTGAGAGTGTGCTGGCTTTTTACATGAAGAGACATTTATTCCCATTCCTGTACTGGAACTTTATGCTCAAAGGAAACTATAACGGACCAGAGTTCATAAGGAAAATCATCAATCCACTCGGCAGGAACTAA